A genomic stretch from Malus domestica chromosome 15, GDT2T_hap1 includes:
- the LOC139191949 gene encoding uncharacterized mitochondrial protein AtMg00810-like — protein MIVTGDDQKEIQHLQKYLATEFEMKELGELKYFLGIEVARSKHGIFLSQRKYVLDLLAETVTRILRYLKMAPGRGLVFSKNDHLNVEGYTDADWAGSITDRRSTSGYFMFVGDQLADALTKAVSNSAFSDSLDKLGMRDIFAPT, from the exons atgatagtgactggtGATGATCAAAAGGAGATACAGCAccttcaaaagtacctagctactgagtttgagatgaaagaattgggtgaattgaagtattttcttggaatcgaggttgcacgatccaagcatggtatttttctaTCTCAAaggaagtatgttcttgatttgttagctgaaacag taactcgtattttgaggtacttgaagatggctccTGGCAGAGGCCTGGTTTTCTCTAAGAATGATCATTTGAATGTCGAAGggtatacagatgcagattgggctggttctatcactgatcggcgatctacatctggatactttatgtttgtgggtg ATCAACTGGCTGATGCTCTTACTAAGGCTGTGTCTAATAGTGCGTTTTCCGactcgcttgacaagttgggcatgcgtgacatctttgcaccaacttga